A window of Mucilaginibacter sp. PAMC 26640 contains these coding sequences:
- a CDS encoding short-chain dehydrogenase, giving the protein MKKSIERMIPRPARPGMVGDGFRVYNMIPGAGISQQRISPFLMLDFNAEFDFGPSDHLRGVDVHPHKGFETVTIAYKGSVAHHDSTGNSGVINPGDVQWMTAGTGILHKEYHEEEFSRKGGPFEMVQLWVNLPKKYKNTPANYQPITAAQMGKITLPDDAGLVNVIAGTYNEIKGPASTFSPVNLFDIKLKQGGQTSFTVPADHNTALLVINGNVTVNGEPAKEHSFILFKNDGEDITLIAGTDAVLLVLSGEPINEPIASYGPFVMNTQQEIREAIEEFQSGKYGVLN; this is encoded by the coding sequence ATGAAAAAATCGATAGAAAGAATGATCCCCCGCCCGGCAAGACCGGGAATGGTTGGTGATGGTTTCAGGGTTTATAATATGATACCCGGTGCAGGTATTTCACAACAGCGCATTAGTCCGTTTTTGATGCTTGATTTTAATGCCGAGTTTGATTTTGGACCGTCGGATCATTTGAGAGGGGTAGATGTACATCCGCATAAAGGTTTCGAAACCGTCACCATTGCCTACAAAGGCAGTGTGGCCCATCATGATAGTACCGGTAATAGTGGTGTTATTAATCCCGGTGACGTACAATGGATGACAGCGGGAACAGGTATACTGCATAAGGAATATCACGAAGAAGAATTTTCGCGAAAAGGCGGGCCATTCGAGATGGTGCAGCTTTGGGTAAATCTGCCGAAAAAATATAAAAACACTCCGGCCAATTACCAGCCGATCACCGCCGCCCAAATGGGCAAAATAACTTTGCCGGATGATGCCGGTTTAGTAAATGTTATTGCTGGTACATATAATGAAATTAAAGGCCCGGCCAGTACATTTTCACCGGTAAATCTTTTCGATATCAAACTGAAGCAAGGGGGGCAGACCAGTTTCACCGTACCGGCCGACCATAATACTGCCTTGCTGGTTATCAATGGAAATGTAACTGTGAACGGTGAGCCGGCTAAAGAACACAGCTTCATCCTGTTTAAAAACGATGGTGAAGACATAACACTTATTGCTGGTACTGATGCAGTGCTTTTAGTTTTGAGCGGAGAGCCTATTAATGAGCCTATAGCCAGTTACGGCCCCTTTGTAATGAACACGCAGCAAGAGATAAGAGAGGCTATTGAAGAATTTCAATCGGGTAAATATGGTGTTTTAAACTAA
- a CDS encoding phosphohydrolase: MNYHPLLKQINEYVSAYYKAHADPRLVYHDLQHTDNMVNRAVEIANHYQLNDKDYFVVVAAAWFHDTGYMIDVNNHEEKSAQLAEKWLSEQAVEESDRAGIKSCIMATKMPQAPSNLLEKIICDADLYHLGTDDFFDTDKLLRKEVQTLQGMEISKQDWRRKSIVFLSEHQYHTDYCQVLLNGTQQKNIRILRDKVARADEKAKDEAADKKSEKVGQKPAAKQQDDKSDAIAVISRQAKAKVEEPKKGIETMFRITSTNHQRLSDMADNKAHIMITVNSIILSAIISLVLRRLSENQYLIIPTFILLSISLLAIVFSILATRPSIPSGEFKKEDVDNKSVNLLFFGNFYKSTLAEYNYGMEKMMEDKDFLYGSLIKDVYSQGVVLGKKYRLLRIAYNIFMFGLIVSVLAFIVFSAFFSGKPIF, encoded by the coding sequence ATGAACTACCATCCATTATTAAAACAAATTAACGAGTACGTTTCTGCTTATTACAAGGCCCATGCCGACCCGAGGTTAGTTTACCATGATTTACAGCATACCGATAATATGGTCAATCGTGCTGTTGAAATCGCCAACCATTATCAGCTTAATGACAAGGATTATTTTGTAGTTGTTGCGGCCGCATGGTTTCATGATACGGGCTATATGATTGATGTAAATAATCACGAAGAAAAGAGTGCCCAGCTTGCCGAAAAATGGTTAAGCGAGCAAGCCGTTGAGGAAAGCGACAGAGCCGGCATCAAAAGCTGTATAATGGCTACAAAAATGCCGCAAGCTCCCTCAAACTTGCTGGAGAAGATTATCTGCGATGCAGACCTGTACCATTTGGGTACCGACGATTTTTTTGACACAGACAAACTGTTGCGAAAAGAAGTGCAGACCTTACAAGGGATGGAAATAAGTAAACAAGACTGGCGCCGAAAAAGCATTGTTTTTTTATCAGAACATCAATACCATACCGATTATTGCCAGGTATTGCTAAACGGCACCCAACAAAAAAACATCCGGATCTTGAGGGATAAAGTGGCCAGGGCCGATGAGAAAGCTAAGGACGAAGCAGCAGATAAAAAATCTGAAAAGGTCGGGCAAAAACCAGCTGCGAAACAGCAAGATGATAAATCTGATGCTATTGCTGTTATCAGTAGGCAAGCCAAGGCAAAAGTAGAAGAGCCCAAGAAAGGGATTGAAACCATGTTTAGGATCACCTCTACCAACCACCAGCGGTTGAGTGATATGGCCGATAACAAGGCGCACATCATGATCACGGTAAACTCCATTATTCTTTCAGCAATAATTAGTTTGGTGCTGCGCCGGTTAAGCGAGAATCAATACCTCATTATCCCAACGTTTATTTTGCTGTCTATAAGTTTACTGGCAATCGTATTTTCTATCCTCGCTACGCGTCCGTCTATCCCCAGCGGAGAATTCAAGAAGGAGGACGTCGATAACAAGAGCGTCAACCTGCTATTTTTCGGGAACTTTTACAAATCTACATTAGCAGAATATAACTACGGTATGGAGAAAATGATGGAGGACAAAGATTTCCTCTACGGCAGCCTTATCAAAGACGTATATTCTCAGGGTGTAGTGCTGGGGAAAAAATATCGTTTGTTGCGTATTGCTTATAACATATTCATGTTCGGGCTCATCGTATCTGTACTCGCATTCATTGTATTCTCTGCGTTCTTTTCCGGCAAACCTATATTTTAA
- a CDS encoding cytochrome D ubiquinol oxidase subunit II: protein MIYVVMAFLWLALLLYLVMGGADFGAGIIELFTSSANKSRTRKIMYNAIGPIWEANHMWLIIAIVILFVGFPVIYTTMSTYLHIPLLIMLMGIIARGTALTFRNYDAVTDHMQVVYNKIFVYSSFITPLFLGIIAGSAVSGRIDPQASDFMSAYIYSWLNWFSVAIGFFTVALCGFLAAIYLIGEARDYTERRSFVRKARIMNVAAVTAGAMVFIASLTEKIPLVDWVFGNSVGVLAVSAASVSLVLLWYLIFKGKRFIIRILAGFQVTMILLTTTYRHYPNIVILKNGGYLSLIENHGADKAIESLGIALLAGSVFILPALGYLIYSFQRKDREVFEH, encoded by the coding sequence ATGATATATGTTGTAATGGCGTTTTTATGGCTGGCCCTGCTGTTGTACCTGGTAATGGGTGGTGCTGATTTTGGTGCGGGCATCATTGAGCTGTTTACCTCTTCCGCCAATAAATCGCGCACGCGCAAGATCATGTACAACGCCATCGGGCCAATATGGGAGGCCAACCATATGTGGCTTATCATTGCTATTGTAATTTTGTTTGTAGGTTTCCCGGTCATCTATACCACCATGTCTACCTACCTGCACATCCCCCTGCTGATTATGCTGATGGGGATCATTGCACGCGGAACCGCGCTTACATTCAGGAACTATGATGCCGTTACTGATCATATGCAGGTGGTATATAACAAGATCTTTGTTTACTCCAGCTTTATCACCCCGCTGTTCTTAGGAATTATAGCGGGCAGTGCCGTAAGCGGCCGGATAGATCCGCAGGCTAGCGACTTTATGTCGGCCTATATTTATAGCTGGCTCAACTGGTTCTCGGTGGCTATCGGCTTTTTTACCGTGGCACTATGCGGATTCCTGGCAGCTATTTACCTTATCGGCGAAGCCCGTGATTATACTGAACGCCGCAGCTTTGTGCGTAAAGCACGTATCATGAATGTGGCGGCTGTAACTGCAGGGGCTATGGTTTTTATCGCTTCCCTCACCGAAAAGATCCCGCTGGTAGATTGGGTTTTCGGTAATAGCGTTGGCGTTTTGGCAGTAAGCGCAGCTTCCGTTTCGCTGGTTTTACTTTGGTATCTTATTTTTAAGGGTAAGCGTTTCATTATCCGCATTTTGGCGGGGTTCCAGGTGACCATGATCCTGCTAACGACTACCTACCGGCACTATCCGAACATCGTTATCCTTAAAAATGGGGGCTATCTCTCTCTGATAGAAAACCACGGAGCGGATAAAGCCATCGAGAGCTTGGGAATAGCGTTACTGGCCGGCAGTGTTTTTATTCTTCCCGCGCTTGGTTACCTGATATACAGCTTTCAGCGAAAAGACAGGGAGGTATTTGAACACTAA
- a CDS encoding phosphatidic acid phosphatase, whose product MPKDDNFIQRFDDRTMVSLALHRTPEATPTMRFLSRNIMYGNIGVPAGLLIGGIITNDRNMRENAGYVASSTAITFVATYLIKKLIGRPRPFLRNLKIVPVYIPGESSFPSGHSSTSFSTAMALSQAYPKWYIIAPAFLWAGGTAYSRMYLGVHYPTDVFSGAALGTGTALLLKPAF is encoded by the coding sequence GTGCCGAAAGACGATAATTTTATCCAGCGGTTTGATGACCGCACCATGGTTAGCCTTGCACTGCATCGTACGCCGGAGGCTACGCCAACCATGCGTTTTCTGTCGAGGAATATCATGTACGGCAATATTGGCGTACCCGCCGGTTTACTTATTGGCGGCATTATTACCAATGACCGTAACATGCGCGAAAATGCCGGCTACGTGGCCAGCAGCACCGCCATTACTTTTGTGGCTACTTACCTAATCAAAAAACTGATTGGCCGGCCCCGCCCCTTTCTTCGGAATTTAAAAATAGTACCGGTATATATACCCGGCGAAAGTTCATTCCCTTCGGGCCATTCGTCTACCAGTTTTTCAACCGCTATGGCACTTTCGCAGGCTTATCCAAAATGGTACATAATTGCGCCTGCTTTTTTATGGGCAGGCGGTACAGCTTACTCAAGAATGTACCTGGGTGTGCATTACCCTACGGATGTTTTTAGCGGGGCCGCGCTAGGAACAGGCACAGCGTTGTTATTGAAGCCTGCGTTTTAG
- a CDS encoding DNA helicase — protein sequence MEQVLTANDGNKKNDFYFLKDKSLPTLNAVIIAQHSPATAYEDMGAESLTSQAFQINKASFTGREGDTTVDVRILQEPGAIVLYCSCKQSKSKLCTHQSSALLQIISTDNYLLFFDHALRYEKLNKAAADYGMVGQPDLDRYFEAELVDHRLLIRPRERSLLPVNAATLQAMEQQLMFGDTALPQATVTGETTKNIIVLKQHKFYKHLVIELYDAGLTKDGQIKNPMTVLSPLQLVMETNDPLELKFFTAVSRFQQNIDAKITKANLDGLKSVVQNPLNFDFYLHNSGISEKVSAAALQQIGLRNSGQGIQLTVLPKGDFYEISGEWHIGEGRFPVKDLEIIHSYFIRQENILYLVKDLAMLGAINLFQSRKENLLIHRSQFKAFRSRILDKLEESMAVNYPHILKATPAQIKQQQFDKNEQIIYLSDFGPHVMILPVMRYGEAEIPIRKDTQIYATDAKGNEFLVQRNDEAEKQFNLLIVQQHPYFEEQGNDEIQYFYLHKKRFLDEDWFLNAFEAWNKAGITILGFNELSNNKLNPNKVKITIKVLSGIDWFNAKIIAQFGKRKASLKHLHKAIRNKTKFVQLDDGTMGILPAEWMTKFDEYFRAGEIWEDELRIAKTNYEVIEELYTDEMLDAPVKLELKEIRRKFESFESISDVEVPDTLLTTLRPYQKQGLNWLNFLDDFNFGGCLADDMGLGKTIQILAFILSQRKKVQHNTNLLVVPTSLIFNWQAEVARFAPSLKIHTVYGADRVKSIADFTHFELVLTSYGTLLSDINFLKDYTFNYIFLDESQNIKNPGSQRYKAARLLKARNRIVITGTPFENNTFDLYGQLSFACPGLLGSHQYFKEIYAVPIDQFKVSKRSLELQSKIKPFILRRTKAEVATELPEKTEMILHCPMGEEQRTVYAAYEKEFREYISATTQEELPKRSMHVLKGLTRLRQICDSPQLLDGVRVPGDASAKIEVLLEQIESKSPHHKILVFSQFVGMLDLIHKALIKRGIGFSYLTGATRDREQVVNNFQNKEDIRVFLVSLKAGGTGLNLTAADYVYLVDPWWNPAIENQAIDRVYRIGQDKNVVAVRLICPDTIEEKMILLQQTKKELAGKLISSDLIFKSLNKADLLGLLTGGL from the coding sequence ATGGAACAAGTTTTAACCGCAAATGATGGCAACAAAAAGAATGACTTTTACTTTCTGAAGGATAAGAGCCTGCCAACGCTCAATGCGGTAATCATTGCTCAACATTCTCCGGCTACAGCTTATGAAGATATGGGTGCCGAATCCTTAACATCGCAGGCATTTCAGATTAATAAAGCAAGTTTTACCGGTCGCGAGGGTGATACAACGGTTGATGTAAGGATACTGCAGGAGCCGGGTGCCATTGTACTTTACTGTAGCTGTAAACAATCCAAAAGCAAGCTTTGCACTCATCAATCTTCTGCATTGCTTCAAATTATCTCTACGGATAACTACCTCCTGTTTTTCGACCATGCGCTCCGCTACGAAAAACTAAATAAGGCAGCCGCAGACTATGGTATGGTTGGTCAGCCCGACCTTGATAGGTATTTTGAAGCCGAACTGGTGGATCATCGTCTGCTGATCCGCCCCAGAGAGCGTTCTTTGCTACCAGTAAATGCCGCGACTTTGCAGGCGATGGAGCAGCAGCTTATGTTTGGCGATACAGCTTTACCACAGGCAACTGTTACAGGTGAAACCACAAAAAATATTATCGTATTAAAGCAGCACAAATTCTATAAGCACCTGGTGATAGAGCTGTATGATGCTGGGTTAACCAAAGACGGGCAGATCAAGAACCCGATGACCGTACTTTCCCCATTGCAATTGGTAATGGAGACCAACGATCCGCTTGAGTTGAAATTTTTTACGGCCGTTTCGCGCTTTCAGCAAAACATCGATGCCAAGATTACAAAAGCCAACCTCGATGGACTAAAGTCGGTTGTGCAGAACCCTTTAAATTTTGATTTTTACCTGCATAACAGCGGCATATCTGAAAAAGTGTCGGCTGCCGCTTTGCAGCAGATTGGTTTGCGCAACAGCGGTCAGGGCATCCAGTTAACTGTGCTGCCGAAAGGTGATTTTTACGAGATCTCGGGCGAGTGGCACATTGGCGAGGGGCGTTTCCCGGTTAAGGACCTGGAGATAATACATTCCTATTTTATCCGGCAGGAAAATATACTATACCTTGTAAAAGATCTGGCCATGCTCGGAGCGATTAACTTGTTCCAATCGCGCAAGGAAAATTTGTTGATACACCGTTCGCAGTTCAAAGCGTTTCGATCACGGATCTTAGATAAGCTGGAGGAAAGTATGGCGGTTAATTATCCCCATATCTTGAAAGCTACTCCTGCACAAATTAAACAGCAGCAGTTTGATAAAAATGAGCAAATCATCTACCTGTCGGATTTTGGGCCGCATGTAATGATCCTGCCCGTAATGCGTTATGGCGAGGCCGAGATCCCGATCCGCAAGGATACCCAGATCTACGCCACCGATGCTAAAGGCAACGAATTTTTGGTACAGCGAAATGACGAAGCCGAAAAGCAGTTTAACCTGCTGATTGTTCAGCAACACCCGTATTTTGAGGAGCAGGGAAATGATGAGATCCAATACTTTTACCTGCACAAAAAGCGCTTTTTGGACGAAGATTGGTTTTTGAATGCTTTTGAAGCCTGGAATAAAGCAGGTATAACCATTTTAGGTTTCAACGAGTTGAGCAATAACAAGCTGAACCCTAACAAAGTAAAGATAACTATAAAGGTACTCAGTGGCATCGACTGGTTCAACGCTAAAATTATCGCGCAATTTGGCAAGCGCAAGGCCTCGCTTAAACATTTGCACAAAGCCATTCGTAATAAAACGAAATTCGTTCAACTGGACGATGGTACCATGGGTATTCTGCCTGCAGAATGGATGACCAAATTTGATGAATACTTTAGGGCAGGCGAAATCTGGGAGGATGAGCTGCGCATTGCCAAAACGAATTATGAGGTAATTGAAGAACTTTATACGGATGAGATGCTGGATGCTCCGGTTAAGCTGGAATTGAAGGAGATCAGGCGTAAGTTTGAAAGCTTCGAATCCATCAGTGATGTGGAGGTCCCCGACACCCTGTTAACTACCCTGCGGCCGTATCAAAAACAGGGATTGAACTGGCTCAATTTTTTAGATGATTTTAATTTCGGTGGTTGCCTGGCTGATGATATGGGGCTGGGTAAAACCATCCAGATCCTGGCCTTTATCTTGTCGCAGCGCAAAAAGGTTCAGCACAATACCAATTTGCTGGTAGTGCCTACGTCGCTAATTTTTAACTGGCAGGCCGAGGTGGCCAGGTTTGCACCATCCTTAAAGATCCATACGGTCTACGGTGCCGACAGGGTCAAAAGTATTGCCGACTTCACCCATTTCGAATTGGTGCTGACGTCCTACGGTACGCTCCTGTCTGATATAAATTTCCTGAAAGATTACACTTTCAACTACATTTTTCTCGATGAATCACAGAATATCAAGAATCCGGGCTCGCAACGTTATAAAGCTGCGCGATTGCTGAAAGCAAGGAACAGGATTGTCATCACCGGTACGCCTTTCGAGAACAACACTTTTGATCTGTATGGGCAACTGTCCTTCGCCTGCCCGGGTTTATTAGGGAGTCATCAATATTTTAAGGAGATTTATGCTGTACCCATCGACCAGTTTAAAGTTAGCAAACGCTCACTTGAACTGCAGAGCAAGATCAAGCCTTTTATTCTGCGCCGCACCAAGGCTGAGGTAGCAACCGAGTTGCCTGAAAAAACGGAGATGATTTTGCATTGCCCTATGGGCGAAGAGCAACGTACGGTTTATGCCGCTTACGAAAAGGAGTTTCGCGAGTATATTTCGGCAACTACACAGGAGGAATTACCGAAACGCTCGATGCATGTATTGAAAGGCTTAACCAGGCTCCGCCAGATCTGCGATTCGCCGCAATTGCTGGATGGTGTAAGGGTACCCGGCGATGCTTCTGCCAAAATTGAAGTTTTGCTGGAGCAGATAGAGAGTAAATCGCCTCATCATAAGATTCTCGTCTTCTCGCAGTTTGTGGGGATGCTCGATCTGATCCACAAAGCGCTTATAAAACGGGGTATTGGGTTTTCGTACCTAACCGGTGCCACGCGCGACAGGGAGCAGGTGGTCAATAATTTCCAGAATAAGGAGGATATCCGCGTATTTTTAGTGAGCCTGAAAGCTGGTGGTACGGGCCTTAATCTCACGGCTGCCGACTACGTTTACCTGGTTGACCCGTGGTGGAACCCTGCCATAGAAAATCAGGCTATAGACCGCGTGTACAGGATAGGGCAGGACAAGAACGTGGTAGCTGTAAGGCTTATTTGCCCTGATACGATCGAAGAGAAGATGATTTTGTTGCAGCAAACAAAGAAGGAACTTGCAGGGAAGCTGATCTCGTCAGATTTAATTTTTAAATCCTTGAATAAAGCAGATCTATTAGGCTTGTTAACGGGGGGATTGTAA
- a CDS encoding polyphosphate kinase 1, with translation MHYFSRDLSWLGFNQRVLDEAANTSVPLLERIRFLAIYSSNLDEFYRVRMPVLRALQKIGEKKSSDIDADKQTDLLARASATILAQQQRFGQILTTVLIPQLRAQKIHLVYNEPFPQALLTDVSNYFLSVVLAFLQPVALDSTHGYFPENNKLYFLVELTGDTDNKLVLVNIPSDELPRFFSANADGEQYIYFLDDVIRFNLDKLFPKAEIKNCYSFKITRDAELDLKDEYSGDLSEQIEKQLNKRDLGYATRFLYQADMPLRILDSLGTYLNLNKPTTVEGGRYHNLKDFFSLPISDPKITYDKWPAIELADVGTEEKLTSVIAHKDLLVNPPYHSYHTILRFFNEAAANPDVEEISVTLYRVASDSKIVNALITAAKSGKKVRVVVELKARFDEANNIKWAKKLKAAGAEIIYSVTALKVHAKIALVKTRTNNRIAYSGLLATGNFNEGTAKTYTDHILLTTNHKLLREVELLFIFLAKREKPAAENQIKFKYLLVAQFNLQQRFLELIDREIEFAKQQLPANITIKMNNLEERKMIDKLYEASLAGVKISLIIRGICCLVPGIIGQSENITVRRIVDRYLEHGRIFIFGNNGREEIFMGSADWMNRNIHHRIEVCFPVFDEQIKQQLLQIINLQLNDNVQAVLLDEHLNNIKPEVTGELIQSQQAIYHLLNRKDADN, from the coding sequence ATGCATTATTTTAGTCGTGATTTAAGCTGGTTGGGCTTTAACCAGCGTGTGCTTGATGAAGCCGCCAACACTTCTGTCCCGTTATTGGAACGCATCAGGTTCCTGGCCATTTACTCATCCAACCTTGATGAATTTTACCGCGTGCGGATGCCTGTTTTGCGTGCCCTCCAAAAAATTGGGGAAAAGAAAAGCAGCGACATCGATGCGGATAAACAAACCGACTTGCTGGCAAGGGCATCTGCAACTATCCTGGCGCAACAGCAGCGCTTTGGGCAAATTTTAACCACTGTCCTTATTCCGCAGCTGCGTGCGCAGAAAATTCATTTAGTATATAACGAGCCTTTTCCACAAGCGCTACTGACTGATGTAAGCAATTACTTTTTATCGGTAGTGCTGGCATTTTTGCAGCCAGTTGCATTAGATTCTACGCACGGCTATTTTCCGGAAAATAACAAGTTGTATTTTTTGGTGGAGTTGACCGGGGATACTGATAATAAACTTGTACTGGTAAACATCCCGTCGGATGAACTCCCCAGGTTTTTTTCCGCCAATGCTGATGGTGAACAATACATTTACTTTTTGGATGATGTGATCCGTTTTAACCTGGATAAGCTTTTTCCTAAAGCAGAAATAAAAAACTGTTACAGTTTTAAGATCACGCGCGATGCGGAGCTGGATCTGAAAGATGAATACTCAGGTGACCTTTCAGAACAGATTGAAAAACAACTGAATAAGCGCGATTTGGGCTATGCCACCAGGTTTTTATACCAGGCAGATATGCCGCTGCGTATTTTGGATAGCCTGGGCACCTACCTTAACCTCAATAAACCAACCACAGTAGAAGGCGGTAGGTATCATAACTTAAAAGATTTCTTCTCTCTACCCATTAGCGATCCCAAAATAACCTACGACAAGTGGCCTGCGATAGAATTAGCAGATGTGGGTACGGAAGAAAAGCTGACATCGGTAATCGCTCACAAAGACCTGCTGGTCAATCCGCCCTATCACTCTTATCATACCATTCTTCGTTTTTTTAACGAGGCGGCAGCAAACCCCGATGTAGAGGAGATCAGCGTAACACTTTATCGCGTAGCAAGTGATTCTAAAATTGTAAATGCGCTGATCACCGCTGCAAAAAGCGGCAAAAAAGTGCGGGTAGTTGTAGAGTTAAAAGCCCGGTTTGATGAAGCAAACAATATTAAATGGGCAAAAAAACTAAAAGCGGCAGGGGCGGAGATCATCTACAGTGTTACCGCATTGAAGGTACATGCTAAAATAGCGCTGGTAAAAACGCGGACCAATAACCGGATAGCCTATTCGGGGCTATTAGCAACCGGAAATTTTAACGAAGGCACTGCTAAAACGTATACCGATCATATCCTGCTGACCACCAATCATAAATTGCTGCGCGAAGTTGAGCTATTGTTCATCTTTTTAGCGAAACGCGAAAAACCGGCAGCAGAAAACCAGATCAAATTTAAGTATTTACTGGTGGCCCAATTTAACTTGCAGCAACGCTTTTTAGAATTGATAGACCGGGAAATTGAATTTGCCAAACAACAGTTGCCGGCAAATATCACGATTAAGATGAATAACCTGGAAGAGCGCAAAATGATTGATAAGCTCTATGAGGCATCATTGGCCGGGGTGAAGATTTCTTTGATCATCAGGGGCATTTGCTGCCTGGTGCCCGGCATTATTGGGCAAAGTGAAAATATCACCGTTAGACGAATTGTAGACCGCTACCTGGAGCACGGCCGCATTTTCATATTCGGTAACAATGGGCGCGAGGAGATTTTTATGGGATCGGCCGATTGGATGAACAGGAATATTCATCATCGGATAGAAGTTTGTTTCCCGGTATTTGACGAGCAAATTAAGCAGCAACTACTACAAATAATTAATTTGCAGCTAAACGATAATGTGCAGGCGGTGTTATTAGATGAGCATCTTAACAATATAAAACCCGAGGTTACTGGGGAACTGATACAATCGCAACAGGCGATCTATCACTTGTTGAACAGAAAAGATGCCGATAACTAG
- a CDS encoding cytochrome BD ubiquinol oxidase subunit I: MDNFMAARSQMALSLGFHIIFSCIGMVMPFFMAVSHFMYLKTNNQVYQNVTKAWSKGVAIFFATGAVSGTVLSFELGLLWPTFMKHAGPIFGMPFSLEGTAFFIEAIALGFFLYGWGRFNKWFHWFTGVVVGVSGLASGILVVAANSWMNSPTGFDYVNGQYTNIDPIKAMFNPAWFSQALHMCIAAFAATGFAVAGIHALMIYRKRNINFHMKSFRIAATFAVVAAILQPLSGDISAKMVAKRQPAKLAAMEAHFKTEPYSPLIIGGIPDVKNKKVDYAIQLPGLLSFMIYEDFKTPVKGLDQIPEKDQPLIAVTHYAFQLMVALGMMMMALGIIYLIASSKKKSWLVQGWFLKLFIAATPVGFIAVEAGWTVTEVGRQPWIIQGVMRTADAVTPMPGIGYSFYLFTLVYFTLSIAVTFLLYRQIKMVPVLYDEPKRILH; the protein is encoded by the coding sequence ATGGATAATTTTATGGCCGCGCGCTCGCAGATGGCATTGTCCCTCGGCTTTCACATTATATTTTCGTGCATAGGCATGGTGATGCCCTTTTTTATGGCGGTATCACACTTCATGTACCTTAAAACCAATAACCAGGTTTACCAAAACGTAACCAAAGCCTGGAGCAAGGGCGTTGCAATATTCTTTGCTACCGGTGCAGTTTCGGGCACCGTGCTTTCTTTTGAGTTAGGCCTGCTTTGGCCAACCTTTATGAAACATGCGGGGCCAATTTTCGGCATGCCATTTTCCTTGGAGGGCACTGCATTCTTCATCGAGGCCATAGCGCTTGGGTTTTTCCTGTATGGCTGGGGCCGGTTTAATAAATGGTTTCATTGGTTTACAGGTGTAGTTGTAGGCGTAAGCGGGTTAGCATCCGGCATCTTAGTAGTTGCGGCCAATAGCTGGATGAACAGCCCAACCGGCTTTGATTACGTAAATGGCCAATACACCAATATCGACCCGATAAAAGCGATGTTTAACCCCGCCTGGTTTTCGCAGGCCCTGCATATGTGTATAGCGGCTTTTGCAGCTACAGGTTTTGCAGTTGCCGGGATCCACGCACTAATGATCTACCGGAAGCGCAACATTAACTTCCACATGAAATCGTTCCGCATTGCGGCTACATTTGCTGTGGTGGCCGCTATTTTGCAGCCGTTAAGTGGTGACATTTCGGCCAAAATGGTGGCTAAAAGGCAACCGGCAAAACTGGCCGCCATGGAAGCCCATTTTAAAACGGAGCCTTATTCACCCCTTATTATTGGCGGTATACCGGATGTGAAAAACAAGAAGGTGGATTACGCGATCCAACTCCCCGGCTTACTCAGCTTCATGATCTACGAGGATTTCAAAACGCCTGTTAAGGGTCTGGACCAAATTCCCGAAAAGGATCAGCCGCTAATAGCTGTTACGCATTATGCCTTCCAGCTGATGGTGGCATTGGGGATGATGATGATGGCGCTTGGAATTATTTACCTTATCGCGTCATCAAAAAAGAAAAGCTGGCTGGTACAAGGATGGTTCCTTAAATTATTCATTGCAGCTACCCCGGTAGGCTTTATAGCTGTAGAGGCAGGCTGGACAGTTACCGAAGTTGGCCGCCAACCCTGGATCATCCAGGGCGTGATGCGAACAGCAGATGCGGTTACCCCTATGCCGGGAATTGGCTATTCCTTTTACCTGTTTACCCTGGTATATTTTACTTTGAGTATAGCGGTAACTTTTCTGCTTTACCGGCAAATAAAAATGGTACCTGTTCTTTATGATGAACCTAAACGCATTTTACATTAA